The genomic interval CCTGGAGTCCGCCGGCGTGGATGAAAACCAATAATAATGTTTTGCAGGGAGGTGCTTTAAAAGCCGAATACCACCAAAGCTGGGCTAACTTTTTTGTAAAATTCATTCAGGAATACGAAAAAGAAGGAATTCCGATTTGGGGTTACACTGTTCAAAACGAACCAATGGCGGTTCAAAAATGGGAATCATGCATTTTTACTGCCGAAGAAGAACGTGATTTTATAAAAAACTTTCTTGGGCCAACGATGCAAAAAGCCGGAATGTCTAAAAAGAAACTGATTATGTGGGATCACAATCGTGATTTAATGTATCAGCGTGTCAGCACTGTTTTAGAAGATAAAGATGCTGCCAAATATGTTTGGGGAGTTGGCTATCACTGGTACGAAGACTGGATGAAAAACGGAATGAATTTCGAAGCTGAACGCCGTGTTGCAGAAGCTTTCCCTGATAAACCGCTTATTTTAACAGAAGGCTGCGCGGCAGATTTTGACCAAAAATTATTAACGGAATGGAGTTACGGTGAAAAATACGGTATGTCGATGATTAACGATTTCAATATCGGAACGGTTGCCTGGACAGACTGGAATATTTTGCTTGATGAAAAAGGCGGACCAAATCATGTTCAGAACTTTTGCATGTCGCCTATTCATGCCGATCTTAAAACCGGAAAACTGATTTACACCAACGGATATTATTATTTAGGGCATTTTTCTAAATTCATTAAACCGGGTGCAAAACGTGTGGCTTGTAATTCGAGCAGTAATAAATTGTTGTCTACGGCTTTTGTAAATCAGGATAATAATTTAGAAGTTGTAGTTATGAACCAATCTGAGAATGATGTAGAATATTTTCTATGGATAAAAGGAAAAGCTTCTAAAATAACAAGTCCAGCGCATTCTATCTCAACTTTAGAAATACGTTAATTTTAAAATTGACTACTATGAAAAAAGTATTGTTATTTCTGAATGTCTTTGTTTTGTTGAATTGCTTTTCGACGTTTGCTCAATCATCGGCTGAAAAGCCAAAACCTTTTAAAAAACAGCAGATTCCCGGAAAAATAGAATGCGAATTTTATGATTTGGGAGGCGAAGGAATTGCATATCATGATACGGATGAGGTAAATAACGGAAGCGGAAAACTGAATCCGGTAAACGGAAATCCTTTAAACGAATTCAGGATAAAGGAAGGGGTTGATATTTCGTATACCAAAACAGACAGCATTGACGACACGCCTTATACCAAAGTTCCGATAAAAATGAAACAGCTTTATGTGGGCTGGACGCAGCCATCGGAATGGATTAATTATACGGTTGAGGTTAAAAAATCAGGAAAATATAAAATTGGTGTTTTATATACCGCAAATGGTGACGGATTAATTTCGATTGCCGTAAACGGAAAAGATGCAACCGGAAACATGAAAATTGTTTCTACACACGACGATAAAGATCCTGTTGCGTGGAGACAATGGCATCATTGGAACAGTTTAGAAAATATTGGAATGATTACATTAGAAAAAGGAAAACAGTTACTCACTTTACATATCGTTGAAAACGGTAATATGAATTTAGATTATTTGACCTTTACGCTCTATTAATAATGATTTATGATTAGTTAACTCCGAATTCTGGCCGTGCAATTCAAACCAAATTGTACGGTCAGTTTTCATTTTTAATCTAATTTATTGTTTTTCAAAGTAAAGATAATTCGTGCTGGCACTTACATCTCTTAGTCGGATTTGGGAATTATTAAACTCAAACAGTTTCCAGCTATTGTTCAAATTACTGAGCAATACAGAATTAAAAGTGAGTTTTAATTCTCTAACATTATTTTGAACCGAAGTTTCCCATTGTCCAGTTTCTGTAGCCGCTCCTTTTGTAGCCACAACAGTATTATCGCTTTTAAATACAAATGAATAACCACTATAAGAAGAAGTTTTATCTGAAGTATTAAAGAAATACGGAATATCCCACGAACCTTTTGTAATTACCGTAGCCAAATCTAGTGTTACAATATTATTTTCAGGACAGTAATCAATAGCATATTTGATGGCGTTTTCGAAGTCTAAATTACTCGTAACAGATTTCGTTTGTCCATGATAATCAACTATAGAAATTGGGTATTTTAATGAAATGTACTGACTCGCGTTGAGGTTTTTAATAAAGTTGAAAAAAGCCTGATCGCTTATAATTGTTTGAGAACTTCCGGCCTGATTGGCGCTGTTGTAAATATTAATCGTAATTGGGTAATTGATATTGAGTCCGTTAATTTTAGAAAGAAGATCAGGATATTGGTTCCAGTAATCGATTAAATCATTAAAATCAGATTCCTGCGGAATAAATTTTTCGATGTAATTATAGTAAACCATCGTTACCGGAAAATCTATTTTTACAATATCATCATCGTAATTATTGGCATTGATATTATCAACAACTTTTTGATAATCGGCTGCACTGTTAACCGCAATATTTTCGCCATTAACTGTAACAGAGTAAGGGAATTTTATAGTACAATAAGTAGACCCGTCGATTACATTATCCTGTACAGTAGGAACCATGGCAACCCTTTGCAGATAAGAGGTAAGAGGTGAAGCATTTGTGATGGTTCCTTGGTCATTACTATCCTGATCGTCAGACTCATTTTGACAAGATAATAAGAGTAAGAAAACTACTGCTATTGATAAATATTTTTTAAAAGGTAACATATTTATATTTTTACAAAGGTAATAAATTTTAAGAAACTCTTTTTTAATAAATTCGGCTTCAAATAGTTCTGTTTCATATTTTTAATTTAAAATTATTGCCGAAAATCAGCATTTGATGTTTATATAAAACAATCAGCTTTGCTTTTACCCTACTTAAACTAAAAACAAATACTTTTGCATCATACCAATCACAAATATAAATGCCAACTAAGAACCAATCAGATACTTGTGACGAAATAGTTTTTTCGTCTTTTTTTAAAAGCCACGTAAAAGCGCTCCGAAATTTTCTGCTTTACAAATTTGGTAATGCTGAGCAGGCAGAAGATGTAACGCAGGAAGCTTTTGTAAAACTTTGGCAGAATTGTGCATCGGTACCCATTGAAAAAGCAAAATCTTACGTATATACAATTGCCAACAACAGCAGTCTGAACCAGATCGCACATCAAAAAGTGGTTTTAAAATACGAAAAAAACTTTACTGGTTTGGATAAAACCAATGAAAGCCCCGAATATCTTTTAGAAGAAAAACAATTTCAGACAAAGCTTTTAAAAGCCATCGAAAACTTAAACGAAAAGCAGCGCGTTGCTTTTTTAATGCATAGAATTGACGGAAAAAAATACAGTGAAATTGCTGCCGATTTAAACATTAGTGTAAAAGCGGTAGAAAAACGAATTCACTTAGCTCTGTTAAGTCTTCGTAAAGAAATTGATTTATAAAAGTAGGGTAAACTTAATTCTAATTGTTTTAATTAAATAATACGATACAATGAAAAAGAATCGCTTATTAGCAAAATGGCTCAATGATGATTTATCTCCGGATGAATTAGCAGCATTTGAGGCAAGTCCTGATTTTGAAAAATATCAAAAAATCAAGGATTATACTGCTCGTTTAGAAGTAGATAATCTGGACGAAAATGCTATGCTGTCGAATATTTTAAGCCAGAAAAAAGCAACTCCAAAAGTAGTTCCGCTTTATAGAAAATGGGCTTTTAGAGCGGCTGCTATATTGGTTTTGGCATTGGGAATAACCTTTGCCATGAGATTTTTTGTGCCGCAGACTGAAACAGCTGATTTTGGAAAAAAGACCACTTTTGCACTGCCTGATAATTCTGAAGTTGTGCTGAATTCCGGTTCTGAAATAAAATATAAAAAATGGAACTGGGACAGCAACAGACGTCTTGAATTACAAGGTGAAGCTTATTTTAGAGTAGCAAAAGGAAGACGATTTGAGGTGCAGACGAATTTAGGAAAAGTAACGGTTTTAGGAACTCAGTTTAATGTAAAAGCCCGAAAAAACAGATTTGATGTCGTTTGTTATGAAGGACGTGTAAAAGTAAATTATGCCAGCACTCAAATTTTATTAAC from Flavobacterium sp. carries:
- a CDS encoding glycoside hydrolase family 30 protein, with the protein product MKTYQINTCLTIMLSGFLATGLSAQKKTPKASDYKSVTIYLTAKNTDNKLTKTETLSFFDKPQPTEKETSVFVDPSKTYQTLLGIGGALTDASAEVFYALPKDKQEEILTAYYDKDQGIGYTLARTNMQSCDFSSDIYSYIAEGDKDLKTFDISHDKKYRIPLIKEAIAKAGGKLTLYASPWSPPAWMKTNNNVLQGGALKAEYHQSWANFFVKFIQEYEKEGIPIWGYTVQNEPMAVQKWESCIFTAEEERDFIKNFLGPTMQKAGMSKKKLIMWDHNRDLMYQRVSTVLEDKDAAKYVWGVGYHWYEDWMKNGMNFEAERRVAEAFPDKPLILTEGCAADFDQKLLTEWSYGEKYGMSMINDFNIGTVAWTDWNILLDEKGGPNHVQNFCMSPIHADLKTGKLIYTNGYYYLGHFSKFIKPGAKRVACNSSSNKLLSTAFVNQDNNLEVVVMNQSENDVEYFLWIKGKASKITSPAHSISTLEIR
- a CDS encoding RNA polymerase sigma-70 factor, producing the protein MPTKNQSDTCDEIVFSSFFKSHVKALRNFLLYKFGNAEQAEDVTQEAFVKLWQNCASVPIEKAKSYVYTIANNSSLNQIAHQKVVLKYEKNFTGLDKTNESPEYLLEEKQFQTKLLKAIENLNEKQRVAFLMHRIDGKKYSEIAADLNISVKAVEKRIHLALLSLRKEIDL
- a CDS encoding FecR domain-containing protein; the protein is MKKNRLLAKWLNDDLSPDELAAFEASPDFEKYQKIKDYTARLEVDNLDENAMLSNILSQKKATPKVVPLYRKWAFRAAAILVLALGITFAMRFFVPQTETADFGKKTTFALPDNSEVVLNSGSEIKYKKWNWDSNRRLELQGEAYFRVAKGRRFEVQTNLGKVTVLGTQFNVKARKNRFDVVCYEGRVKVNYASTQILLTHGQSVSFENGKQVSLNVDSVKPEWIENQMSFQQENIRSLLDEVERQYNITIELKTKNKNSLFTGKLPSKDLNTALQIISTTYHLEAQKASENKIIFDEK